AACATCATCACCGCCAAATTGTTTAGCTGCTTCGATTTCAGGACCAATAGATAATGGTTCTCTTGGATGCATTCCAGTAATTAAGGCAATACACTTTGTTGCATTTTCATTTCCACAAATACCAACTTCCACACTGCCAATATCAGTATCTGCTAAAGTTTCATAAGAAATATCCTTGGAATTTCCAAAAATAAGTATTAATCCAAGAAGAATAATTAAAATAATTATTATTTTTGTTTTTCTATTCACTTTTTACACATCCTAGAATCTAAATAATAACTATCCTAATTTAAAAAAAAGAAAAAAAGGAGAATTAGATTTTAAATAATTTTTTACCCCATTTGATTTTATGTTTTAAATCTTGAGCTTTCATTTCGTAGGTTTTTCCTGATTCCCCAAAGTTTTCATCTAAGTTTTCAGCTTTATTTTCAACATCAACTTCAGAAACTTTATCCAATAAAGCTAATTTCTTATCCATAACCTCAAATTCACTTTGTGCTTTTTGTCTTGCTTCGTAAAGCATATCAATAGCTTGTCCAACACTAATGTCTTGAGATTCTAATTCCTCTACTTTTTTTAATTGATCATCAGTTAACTCAATTTCTATCTTCATATTCATACCTCAAAAAAATATTCCTAATTAATTATATATTTGATTACATTGCATTTAAATATGTCATATTGATAAACTAAAATTATTTAATTAAAAATAAATAAAATTATATTTAATTATAAAAATAGGTTGAATTTTATGGAAATCAGCGCAGATGAAATGAAAAAAACAATACAAAAGATATATGAGCGTTTAGATAAGGTATCTCCCGTAGATTTTGATTGTGGTCAGTTATGTGGAGAAGTATGTTGTGTTTATGATGAAGAAGACTATCGCAATGAAGAGTTGGCATTATATCTTTTACCTGGTGAAGAATTAATGTATGAAGACAGTGACAGTTTTGAGCTATATTATATTGATTCATCTGAAATTAAGTACCCTCATTCCTGGAAAGACCAGATTTATCTTGTAAAATGTAAAACTCCACCTAAATGCGACCGTAGTATTCGTCCAATCCAGTGCAGAACATTTCCATTGATTCCTCATTTAAACAAAAAAGGAGAATTCCATTTGATTTTTGATGAAAGTGAATTTCCATATAAATGTCCAATTGTAAACAATCATATTAAATTAAATGATGATTTTGTGCGCACAACCTATGAAGTATGGTCTATGTTAATTTCCAATCCATTAGTGTATGATTTAATTGATATGGACTCCAGAATGAGAGATAATAGAAAAACAGATTATGAAATTATAATTTAATTATAATTTCCAGTTTATTTCATCAAGCCCTTTTTCTTTTAAGAATTCATTGGCCAGTTTAAAGTGATTAGATCCAAAAAATCCTATTCTTGCAGAAAACGGAGATGGATGTGAAGTAACTAACACTAAATGATTTGGATTGGTTAATAATTCCTTTTTCTTTTCAGCCTGTTTTCCCCAGAGTAAAAATACAATAGGCTGATTTTGATTGTTTAATATTTTTATCACATTGTCTGTAAATGTTTGCCAACCGCATTTGCTGTGTGAGTTTGCATTTCCTTTTTCTACGGTTAAAACAGTGTTTAATAAAAATACACCCTGTTTTGCCCAGTTTTCCAAACAACCGGACTCGGGAATTGGATATGAGTATTCCTCATTAATTTCCTTGAAGATATTTTTTAAAGACCTTGGTATTGGTCTTCCATGAGGTGTTGAAAATGCAAGACCGTGAGCCTGACCTTCTTCATGATATGGGTCCTGACCTAATATTACAACACGAACATCACTAAGTGAAGTTAATTTAAATGCATTAAAAATCTCATCATAAGGAGGATAAACTGTTTTAGATGAGTATTCATCATCAATAAACTCCTTAATTTTTAAAAAATAATCTTTTTTAAATTCTTCTGCTAAAACATCATCCCATTCATTATTAATCATGATTACACCTATTAATTTATTCCTGAAAACTTGTTTAATACTGGAATTTTATCTAAAGCCCATAAAATCACAAGAGATATTACCAAAGAACATATTACCATAAATGGTATTGAAATTATGAAATTCATATCTAAGAAGAATCTTGTGAAATTTCTTTTTAATGAAAAAATTACAACATAATGACATAAATAAATCCCATAGCTGTATTTACTGATAAGTGTTAAAGCACTGCCTAAGTTATTTTGTTCAATAGCTTCTAAATACTTTGTTTTTGATAAGTATTTGAAAAATACAAAAACACTAACAGATAAAGCCAATATTAATAAGTTAAAATAGCTTTTGTATGCAAAATGATTGTTTAGTAAGGATTGTGGTACTACAAATCCAAATACATAATAGGAATATAGAGCTATTGATGCGATTAATGCAAGAACAACAACTACTTTTGAGCTCAATTTATCTCCTAAATAATCATTATTAGCTATAAAATACCCAATTACGATATAAGTCATGAATGATATGAAATATAATGGTTTAGATGAATATGGGTCAAATAATCCGAATTCAGATAATGCAATGTAGATTACTGATAAAATGATTAAAGCTAAGATGAATTTCTTATCAAAGTTTTGCCAGTTTTTAGATCCATATTCAATAATTTTGTTAATTGCAAATATCCCAAGATAACAAATTACAATCATCCAGATAAACCAGAAAAGCACTCCAAGAGTTCCTGATGTTCCAAAGAATATATCAACTGCATTTTTTAAGTTAAAACCATGATCAATGAATACTACAGAATATGCAATGTAGATTAATACCCAAAAGAAAAATGGAATTAACAGTCTTGAGAGTCTTTTTTTGAAAAACTTGGTTAAAGATTCACGTCTGTTAATCAAAAGTGCACCACTTAGCATGACAAAAATTGGGATTGAAAATTCCCTAAAACAGTCAAAAAAAGCAGTTACTGGAAAATAGGGATTATTAACTCCCTGTGATAAAAAGAATATGCCTACATGACAAAAAACTATTCCTATTATTGAAATTGCGCGAAGTGCATCGTAATAAAATACTCTATTAGACATATTCAAAACCTCATCTATTTTTCTCTTACAAATTTACCACTCATATAATCAATTGTAAACTCAAAGACTTCTGTTTTATGTGAAAGTCTTTTAATTTCCTTAACTGTCATGTCATGAGTTGGGAAAAACTTATCTCCAAGACAGGTTAATTTATCTATCTTTTCATCCATATCTGTTAATATTTTAATGTTACCAAATACAATTACGCTTTTAAAAGTGTACCACCAGTCATCTTCTTGTTTAATTCCTTTATCCATTACACAAAAGGATGCTTTGGAGTTCTTTTTAATTGCATCGAGTTTATGGCCACTATTAGCCCCATGGAAATAAATTTTGCCATCAGCATACACGTAAGTAAGTGGAAGAGAATATGGATAATCATTATCTCCTAAAATAGCTAATACGCCCCTAGGTTCATTTTTTAATATTTCCACACATTCTTCTTGTGTAAGCTCTTGTTTTTTATTTCTCATTGGTCTAAACATAAATATAGATTTAAATGAAGTAATAAATAAATTTAATTCACTACTTCATCAATAAAGGAAATAATTTTGTTTACTGTCTGATTTTGTTGTAATTTAGCTGAAATTAATGCTTTTCCATCACCTGACTGATTACCATAATAACCAAATTGAGCATGATTTGCACCATCAATTATACATTCTGTGAAATTTCCTTTAATCAGAGATTTTGACTTGTTGTATTTATCCATGTTTAATACTTTATCACAAGATCCATAAATTGATAAAACCGGTTTTTCGATTTCACTGGACGGATATGCTGCAAATAATATTAAACCATCAGTATTATTTGTACCGTTTATATAAGAAGCAGCCATTGCTCCACCTAAAGAGTGACCTGAGATAAAATAGTGTTCATAAGATGAGTTTTTAATAATATCATCTGCACTGTTTTGACCTAAAAAAGCCAAATTAAACGGCATTTCAACAGCATAACAGTCAATACCCCTACTTGATATATTTTTAAGAAGTGGTGCATATGAAGTATATTCTACTTTTGCTCCAGGATAGAAAATTAATGCTGATTCATTACCCTTACCGTCAAACAACAATCCGTTTGAAGTTTTAACAACTAAAACATCACTGTTATTTTCCAAACAGTCAATAGCTGTTTTTTGAGCATGATAATAATCGTTTATATAATATATTCCAAATAAAGCAATAATTACAAGAACAATTAGTATTCCAATCTTAATTTTTTTATTCATGAATATATTTAAAAAAGAAGTAATATTTAAAAATAGATAATAGTAGGTTTAAAACCTACTTAGTTTAACAAATCAGTGTTGGTTGTTTCGATTTTTTCAACAACTTTTTGACCATCATTAGCCAAGTCACTAAATAACATGATGGTTTCTTTCATTTGAGGAAGTGCTTGTTGTTTGTATGTGCTTACATCTTCAATAGCTTGAATTGCTTCAACAAATGATGCTTTTAAGACTTCCGGAGAAATCATAGATTCGGCACTATGTTTTTGGATTTCACTTCCTTGTTCTCTAAGCATATGAGAAGTTGATTCAATAATGTTTTCAGTTGTTGAATTAATAATATTGATTTTATCCATAACGATTTTTTGGTCATATAAAGCACTAGCAACCATTACACCAGTTCTTAGAGCAGATACAGTGACGTTTTTAGCACGGTTTACTCCACGAATTAATTCCTTGTTGTTTCTTCTAATTACATTTAAAGATACAATACCTTGCTGGTTAACAACAATCATTTGCTGCATATCCATGATTCTTTGTCTAAGTGGGAATAAGATCTCTTCACTTACAAATCTAATCTTTTCAGGGTCAATTCCTTCAATTTCCGCAGTCTGGATTTGTGCTTCAATAGACTGATCCATTTGTTTTGCAAGTTCAATATCAGCTAAAAGCTTATTGGTAACTTCTCTTAAATAATTTTCTTCATTTAACAAAGTTGTATTGTCATTTTGAAGAATTCTACTGCTTTTATCAAGTGATTCAACAATTTCTGAAATTGCATGTTCTGCTTTTTCATATTTTGCAAAGTATTTTCTAACAGGATTCATTAAGTTTCCAAGAAAACCTTTTTTGGTAAAATCAATTTTACTTGGATCTAAATCTTTTACCTGTTTGTTTAATTCAAGTAAATTTTCCCCAATACTGTCTGATTCCTTTCCACCTTTGGTTAAATCAGAAAATCTTGTAGCTAACATTTCATTGTGAGAAGCAGACCTTGACATTTCATTTAAACCAAAATTATCTAAAGGTTTTGAAATCTCTTCTCTTGATTTTGGATTAGTTAAATCAGCATCAAAAATAGCAACTGCATTGCTTTGAGCTTGGTTTTTAAGATTGGAATCCTCTAACTTTTTTTCTTCCTGTTTTAATGTTGTTTCAACATCTTCTTTAATTTCATCAATATTTAATGAAAATTCCGCCATTATATCACCTTGAGTTTAATAACAAGTATTGCATAATATTGTAACTTATATATGATATTTAACATTTAATCCTTAAATTCTTTTTCAAGAAGTATTGTTACAGGACCATCATTTACTAAGCTAACTTCCATATATGCTCCAAATTCCCCAGTTTCCACATCAATTTCTTCAGCACATTTAGCGGTGAAATAATCAAATAAATCAGTTGCAACATCCGGAGCCAATGCTTTGTGAAAAGAGGGTCTGTTTTTCTTGGTAGAAGCATATAATGTAAATTGAGGAACTAATAATAGTTTACCTTCAATATCTTTAGCTGATTTGTTCATATGGCCTGATTCATCTGCAAATATTCTTAATTTTAAAAGTTTTTGGCTAAGATAATCAGCTTCTTTTTGAGTATCATTTTCACCAAATCCAACTAAAACCATTAAACCATTATCAATTTGACCAATAGTTTCATCATC
This Methanobacteriaceae archaeon DNA region includes the following protein-coding sequences:
- the ung gene encoding uracil-DNA glycosylase — protein: MINNEWDDVLAEEFKKDYFLKIKEFIDDEYSSKTVYPPYDEIFNAFKLTSLSDVRVVILGQDPYHEEGQAHGLAFSTPHGRPIPRSLKNIFKEINEEYSYPIPESGCLENWAKQGVFLLNTVLTVEKGNANSHSKCGWQTFTDNVIKILNNQNQPIVFLLWGKQAEKKKELLTNPNHLVLVTSHPSPFSARIGFFGSNHFKLANEFLKEKGLDEINWKL
- a CDS encoding acyltransferase; its protein translation is MSNRVFYYDALRAISIIGIVFCHVGIFFLSQGVNNPYFPVTAFFDCFREFSIPIFVMLSGALLINRRESLTKFFKKRLSRLLIPFFFWVLIYIAYSVVFIDHGFNLKNAVDIFFGTSGTLGVLFWFIWMIVICYLGIFAINKIIEYGSKNWQNFDKKFILALIILSVIYIALSEFGLFDPYSSKPLYFISFMTYIVIGYFIANNDYLGDKLSSKVVVVLALIASIALYSYYVFGFVVPQSLLNNHFAYKSYFNLLILALSVSVFVFFKYLSKTKYLEAIEQNNLGSALTLISKYSYGIYLCHYVVIFSLKRNFTRFFLDMNFIISIPFMVICSLVISLVILWALDKIPVLNKFSGIN
- a CDS encoding pyridoxamine 5'-phosphate oxidase family protein; translated protein: MFRPMRNKKQELTQEECVEILKNEPRGVLAILGDNDYPYSLPLTYVYADGKIYFHGANSGHKLDAIKKNSKASFCVMDKGIKQEDDWWYTFKSVIVFGNIKILTDMDEKIDKLTCLGDKFFPTHDMTVKEIKRLSHKTEVFEFTIDYMSGKFVREK
- a CDS encoding alpha/beta hydrolase, with the translated sequence MNKKIKIGILIVLVIIALFGIYYINDYYHAQKTAIDCLENNSDVLVVKTSNGLLFDGKGNESALIFYPGAKVEYTSYAPLLKNISSRGIDCYAVEMPFNLAFLGQNSADDIIKNSSYEHYFISGHSLGGAMAASYINGTNNTDGLILFAAYPSSEIEKPVLSIYGSCDKVLNMDKYNKSKSLIKGNFTECIIDGANHAQFGYYGNQSGDGKALISAKLQQNQTVNKIISFIDEVVN
- a CDS encoding toxic anion resistance protein codes for the protein MAEFSLNIDEIKEDVETTLKQEEKKLEDSNLKNQAQSNAVAIFDADLTNPKSREEISKPLDNFGLNEMSRSASHNEMLATRFSDLTKGGKESDSIGENLLELNKQVKDLDPSKIDFTKKGFLGNLMNPVRKYFAKYEKAEHAISEIVESLDKSSRILQNDNTTLLNEENYLREVTNKLLADIELAKQMDQSIEAQIQTAEIEGIDPEKIRFVSEEILFPLRQRIMDMQQMIVVNQQGIVSLNVIRRNNKELIRGVNRAKNVTVSALRTGVMVASALYDQKIVMDKINIINSTTENIIESTSHMLREQGSEIQKHSAESMISPEVLKASFVEAIQAIEDVSTYKQQALPQMKETIMLFSDLANDGQKVVEKIETTNTDLLN
- the dtd gene encoding D-aminoacyl-tRNA deacylase codes for the protein MKLVVQRVTSASVKVDDETIGQIDNGLMVLVGFGENDTQKEADYLSQKLLKLRIFADESGHMNKSAKDIEGKLLLVPQFTLYASTKKNRPSFHKALAPDVATDLFDYFTAKCAEEIDVETGEFGAYMEVSLVNDGPVTILLEKEFKD